Proteins from a single region of Rhea pennata isolate bPtePen1 chromosome 4, bPtePen1.pri, whole genome shotgun sequence:
- the NAF1 gene encoding H/ACA ribonucleoprotein complex non-core subunit NAF1 produces MEVVAQLEMLTFERDLGPGPQAAAAPSPGGDQGEGGDPPPPAEEARCSPPREGTPPPRGEAPALLPWEGTPPREGAAALPPREGTAPPPREEAPAPLPWEGSPPPREGAAALPPREGTAPPPREEAPAPLPWEGSPPPREGAPMPPREGTAPPPREGAPAPLLWEGTPPREEAPALLPLEGSPPPREGAPTPPREVTPPPPPPPREGAPALLPWEGSAPPREAAPTPPREGTPPPPREGVPAPLLWEGTPPPPREGAAAPPPREEAPALLPWEGSPPPREGAPTPPREGTPPPPREEAPALLPWEGTPPPPREAAPMPPPSREGSPPPPLLPLAEEAPSPQEGTVSPQGAPPHEGTPLPPQGAPPREGEPSAAGSGGPPAAAPASSSESDTDSDSSSTTSSSSSHSPSVVSDDDDHPNEKDKRSYRVKTKDELPLDELPPVEDLQIILPDEVELKLFGTVSSIIGQLVIIESLRGLPPVNEESIIFKEDRQAAGKIFEIFGPVLHPFYVLRFNNSEHIKAKGINVQDSMYFAPSVEDFTQYIFAEKLTQEKGSDASWKNDQEPPPEALDFSDDEKEREAKQKKKKPPNQVWKKLKSETSESDENNGLHQSMPQPSSSYSRGYHGRSKDPFPPRSAPPGFLRPQARPPQLYASDNRMPQESSMFAQPHRKESPIMQQYAYPPFPPPPPPPVFGSVNEMHHLPPSNLNMIWTGPNMYNPSYPFLPPPPPPPPPPPPDSSPSQFRPY; encoded by the exons ATGGAGGTGGTGGCGCAGCTGGAGATGCTGACGTTTGAGCGGGACCTTGGGCCCGGCCCGCAGGCCGCGgctgccccgagccccggcgggGACCAGGGGGAAGGCGGAGACCCGCCGCCCCCAGCCGAGGAAGcgcgctgctccccgccgcgggaaggcacgccgccgccgcggggagagGCACCGGCACTGCTGCCATGGGAAGGCACGCCGCCGCGGGAAGGGGCAGCGGCACTGCCGCCGCGGGAAGGCACGGCGCCGCCACCGCGGGAGGAGGCACCGGCACCGCTGCCATGGGAAGgctcgcccccgccgcgggAAGGGGCAGCGGCACTGCCGCCGCGGGAAGGCACGGCGCCGCCACCGCGGGAGGAGGCACCGGCACCGCTGCCATGGGAAGGTTCGCCCCCGCCGCGGGAAGGGGCACCGATGCCGCCGCGGGAAGGCACGGCGCCACCACCGCGGGAGGGGGCACCGGCACCGCTGCTATGGGAAGGCACACCGCCGCGGGAGGAGGCACCGGCACTGCTGCCATTGGAAGgctcgcccccgccgcgggAGGGGGCACCGACGCCGCCGCGGGAAGTtacgccgccgccgccgccgccgccgcgggagggGGCACCGGCGCTGCTGCCATGGGAAGGTTCGGCCCCGCCGCGGGAAGCGGCACCGACGCCGCCGCGGGAAGGCacgccgccgccaccgcgggAGGGGGTACCGGCACCGCTGCTATGGGAAggcacgccgccgccgccgcgggaaggggcagcggcgccgccgccgcgggaggaGGCACCGGCACTGCTGCCATGGGAAGgctcgcccccgccgcgggAGGGGGCACCGACGCCGCCGCGGGAAGGCacgccgccgccaccgcgggAGGAGGCACCGGCGCTGCTGCCATGGGAAGGCacgccgcccccgccgcgggaaGCGGCACCGATGCCGCCGCCGTCGCGGGAAGgctcgcccccgccgccgctgctaCCGCTGGCTGAAGAGGCGCCGTCGCCGCAGGAAGGGACCGTGTCGCCCCAAGGGGCGCCGCCGCATGAAGGGACTCCGCTGCCGCCTCAAGGGGCGCCTCCGCGGGAAGGGGAGCCGTCGGCGGCCGGCTCCGGTGGGcctcctgccgccgcccccgcgtCGAGCTCGGAGAG TGATACAGATTCAGATAGTTCATCAACTACGTCTTCCTCCTCTTCGCATTCTCCTTCAGTGGTATCTGATGATGATGATCATCCAAATGAAAAGGATAAGAGATCTTACAGGGTTAAAACAAAAGACGAGTTGCCTCTTGAt GAACTGCCTCCTGTTGAAGACTTACAAATAATTCTGCCTGATGAGGTTGAACTGAAGCTCTTTGGGACAGTTTCAAGCATTATTGGACAGCTGG tAATAATTGAATCTCTGAGAGGTCTACCTCCAGTAAATGAAGAaagcataatttttaaagaagatcGGCAAGCAGCAGGAAAG atatttgagATATTTGGACCTGTTTTACATCCCTTTTACGTACTGAGGTTTAACAACTCTGAGCATATCAAAGCAAAAGGTATTAATGTGCAAGATAGCATGTATTTTGCTCCATCAGTGGAGGATTTCACCCAGTACATATTTGCTGAGAAACTAACACA ggaaaaaggGTCAGATGCATCGTGGAAGAATGACCAAGAACCACCACCTGAG GCATTGGATTTTAGtgatgatgaaaaagaaagagaagcaaaacaaaagaaaaagaagcctcCAAATCAAGTAtggaagaaactgaaatcaGAAACAAGTGAATCAG atgaGAATAATGGACTTCATCAGTCAATGCCACAACCTTCTTCAAGTTACTCAAGGGGATACCATGGCAGATCAAAGGATCCATTTCCTCCTCGATCTGCCCCTCCGGGCTTTTTGAGACCACAAGCAAGACCTCCACAGCTGTATGCTTCAGACAACAGAATGCCTCAGGAGTCTTCCATGTTTGCACAACCTCATAGAAAAGAAAGTCCAATAATGCAACAGTATGCATatcctccctttcctcctcctcctcctcctccagtttTTGGCTCTGTTAATGAAATGCATCACCTTCCACCTTCAAATCTGAATATGATTTGGACAGGTCCAAATATGTACAACCCATCGTACCCATTTTTGCCACCTCCACCTCCGCCgcctcctccaccacctccaGATAGCAGTCCTTCTCAATTCAGACCTTACTAA